In the Flavobacterium pallidum genome, one interval contains:
- a CDS encoding LTA synthase family protein, translating to MFKSFISHSRFSLLAHFILWFLIVSQLLRIGFFIWQYDEVSWNIINLFRTLLTGLFFDIGTITFVSLTAIIYYVLMPNRWIGSWADKILVWFFTALTIFILVFTFFAELTFWDEFRTRFNFIAVDYLIYTHEVVSNIEESYPLPLLIGGVLLITAAVLLAFYKTNAFTHTFTHHASLKSRLAVLGTAAVLAFFYGSFITNYQAEWSSNRYNSEISKSGIYSFFAAFRNNQMKYNEFYTSIENDKAFALIKGKLSDPNSKYSNNGYSIHRTITDSMPSEEKKNVVFILVESLSGSFLKEFGNEENITPFMDSLAQKSVFFENLYATGTRTVRGMEAVTLCIPPTPGQSIVKRPENDNLFTVCSVFKQRNYDCNFFYGGDGYFDNMNAYFGGNGFTIYDRGRGSVLSDKIKTTRNNINDSEVTFENAWGICDEDIFNKMLKVADVQYKNNQPFFNFIMTTSNHRPYTYPSGKIDIPSGKSREGAVKYTDFALRELFEKAKTKPWFKNTVFVIIADHCASSAGKDEIDVKNYHIPAFIVNLPEANNQKIQKQCSQIDLWPTLFSMFHWNYESDFFGKNVLDPKFEERALLGTYRKLVLMKKDRVMILSDQKKQASYTWNKEDNSLKPLRMDKSFLEETISWYQTADYLFTNKLLK from the coding sequence ATGTTCAAAAGTTTTATTTCACACAGCCGGTTTTCACTTCTTGCCCATTTTATCCTTTGGTTCCTGATTGTTTCGCAACTGCTGCGAATCGGTTTTTTCATTTGGCAGTATGATGAGGTTTCGTGGAATATCATCAATCTTTTCAGGACGCTGCTCACGGGATTGTTTTTCGACATCGGCACGATTACTTTCGTAAGCCTTACCGCAATTATTTATTATGTCCTGATGCCGAACCGCTGGATTGGCTCCTGGGCCGATAAGATATTGGTGTGGTTTTTTACTGCGCTGACCATTTTTATTTTGGTATTTACTTTTTTTGCGGAACTGACTTTTTGGGATGAATTCCGGACACGTTTCAATTTCATTGCAGTCGATTACCTGATCTATACCCATGAAGTCGTTTCGAATATAGAAGAATCGTATCCACTGCCTTTATTGATTGGAGGCGTGCTGCTGATTACGGCGGCGGTGCTGCTTGCGTTTTATAAAACGAATGCTTTTACCCATACTTTTACACACCACGCTTCATTGAAAAGCAGGTTGGCCGTATTAGGGACTGCCGCTGTTTTGGCCTTCTTTTACGGGTCATTCATTACAAATTACCAGGCAGAATGGTCGTCGAACCGCTACAATTCCGAAATCTCCAAATCCGGCATCTATTCCTTTTTTGCCGCCTTTCGAAACAACCAGATGAAGTATAATGAGTTTTACACTTCGATTGAAAATGATAAGGCTTTCGCATTGATCAAAGGCAAGCTTTCCGACCCGAATTCAAAATATTCCAATAATGGCTATTCCATTCACCGGACGATAACCGACAGCATGCCATCCGAAGAAAAGAAAAATGTCGTCTTTATTTTGGTAGAAAGCCTTAGCGGCAGTTTCCTGAAGGAATTCGGGAATGAAGAAAACATTACGCCTTTTATGGACAGCCTCGCACAGAAAAGCGTCTTTTTCGAAAACCTGTATGCTACCGGAACAAGGACGGTGCGCGGGATGGAAGCCGTTACTTTATGCATCCCGCCGACTCCGGGACAAAGCATCGTAAAACGTCCTGAAAATGACAACCTGTTCACGGTGTGCAGCGTGTTTAAGCAAAGGAATTATGACTGTAATTTCTTCTACGGCGGCGATGGCTATTTTGATAATATGAATGCGTATTTCGGAGGCAATGGCTTTACGATTTACGATCGTGGGCGCGGCAGTGTCCTTAGCGACAAGATTAAGACCACACGGAATAACATCAACGACAGTGAAGTGACTTTTGAAAATGCCTGGGGAATTTGTGATGAAGATATCTTCAATAAGATGTTGAAAGTGGCCGACGTACAGTATAAAAACAACCAGCCGTTTTTCAATTTCATCATGACGACTTCCAACCACAGGCCATACACTTATCCTTCGGGAAAGATTGACATTCCGTCCGGGAAAAGCCGCGAAGGTGCGGTGAAGTATACTGATTTTGCATTGCGGGAGTTATTTGAAAAAGCGAAAACGAAGCCGTGGTTTAAGAATACAGTTTTCGTTATTATCGCCGATCATTGTGCGAGCAGTGCAGGCAAGGATGAAATCGATGTGAAAAATTACCACATTCCCGCTTTCATCGTCAACCTGCCGGAAGCGAACAATCAAAAAATTCAAAAGCAATGTTCCCAAATCGATCTTTGGCCGACATTGTTTTCGATGTTTCACTGGAACTATGAATCGGATTTCTTTGGAAAAAATGTACTGGATCCTAAGTTTGAGGAGCGTGCCCTGTTAGGAACGTACCGTAAGCTGGTCCTGATGAAAAAAGACAGGGTCATGATTCTTTCCGATCAGAAGAAACAGGCCTCTTACACCTGGAATAAGGAAGACAATAGCCTGAAACCGCTACGGATGGATAAATCGTTTTTGGAGGAAACCATTTCCTGGTACCAGACTGCCGACTACCTTTTTACAAACAAGCTTTTGAAATAA
- a CDS encoding TonB-dependent receptor domain-containing protein codes for MKSISLIILFLLSFACFAQEAPSKRVTLSGAIKDKTSKAAIPYANVVLMSKDSTIVAGTVSNDEGRFSLTGITPGSYIIGVSFVGHQAAKQPLFIGSLSDFLELSVIELEEDSNTLDEVVITSKQEEVSPKMDKKTFSVADNIAQSGGSVLQAMQNLPGITVQDGKVQLRGNDKVMVLIDGKQTGITGFGSQSGLDNIPASAIDKIEVINNPSAKFDANGNAGIINIIYRKTKQEGLNGKAGISSGFGALWERKSNLPTIRPQYNLTPKINPSLSLNYRKGKVNLFFQGDYLYTETLNKNEFVHRTYDDGTIIHQQTKRNRDTQFTTIKSGMDWNYNDNNTFTFSGYFGSEKILDHGDEPFFNGDYSERLRLWQFLEDEVKTTAMATASYQHKFKQAGRLLNTGINYTYHREDEKYFFDNILPNSSGKDSFKLLSDEKVLDINVDYIEPLKYGRFETGLKFRNRQIPTNMQFFPGQNSPIDANAGGRATYKEIIPALYGNYIFESNKIEAEVGMRLEYVHLKYEVDPHHPTYKSDGYDYTQPFPNISLAYKFNDKNKLTAFFNRRVDRPNEVDIRIFPKYDDAEIIKVGNPALRPQFSSAFELGYKASLKDGYFFASAYHRFVNGTITRIATTVPGSNLIYNVFQNADRSSTTGFEMVYSKRLAAWYLFNLNGNGYQNDIEKFTVTNLYPVPSTFYGERQQVFSGNVKWNSLFNFSKTLTGQVSAVYLAPDIIPQGKIDSRFSVDLGIKKSVQKGKGEIFLNATDVFNTLVTKKEIQGNDFHYNSSDYYETQVVRFGYSYKF; via the coding sequence ATGAAAAGCATTTCTCTCATAATCCTATTCCTGTTGTCATTCGCCTGCTTTGCGCAGGAAGCACCATCAAAAAGAGTGACGCTGTCAGGCGCAATAAAAGATAAAACCTCAAAAGCCGCTATACCTTATGCCAATGTGGTGCTGATGTCAAAAGACAGCACGATTGTTGCCGGAACCGTAAGCAATGACGAAGGCCGTTTTTCCCTCACAGGCATCACGCCGGGTAGTTACATTATTGGTGTCAGTTTTGTAGGTCATCAGGCAGCAAAACAACCGTTGTTTATTGGCTCCTTATCCGATTTCTTAGAGCTTTCGGTGATTGAGCTTGAAGAAGATTCCAATACACTCGATGAGGTGGTCATCACTTCAAAGCAGGAGGAAGTCAGCCCAAAGATGGATAAGAAGACTTTTTCCGTAGCCGATAATATTGCCCAAAGTGGCGGCTCCGTACTTCAGGCGATGCAGAATCTTCCGGGAATTACGGTACAGGATGGCAAGGTACAATTGCGTGGCAATGATAAGGTCATGGTGCTTATCGACGGAAAACAAACTGGAATTACAGGTTTCGGAAGCCAGTCTGGCCTGGACAATATACCGGCATCAGCCATCGATAAGATTGAGGTAATCAATAACCCTTCAGCCAAATTTGATGCCAATGGCAATGCCGGAATCATCAACATCATATACAGGAAAACCAAACAGGAAGGACTTAACGGAAAAGCGGGCATCAGTTCCGGTTTCGGGGCTTTGTGGGAGCGCAAGTCAAACCTTCCGACCATCCGTCCACAATATAACCTTACACCGAAAATTAATCCGTCGTTATCACTTAATTACCGTAAGGGCAAAGTGAACCTGTTTTTTCAGGGCGACTATCTTTACACGGAAACACTGAATAAGAATGAATTTGTCCATCGCACTTATGATGATGGTACTATCATCCATCAACAGACGAAACGCAATCGGGATACACAATTCACAACTATAAAATCCGGAATGGACTGGAACTATAACGACAACAATACCTTCACGTTTTCGGGTTATTTTGGAAGTGAAAAAATCCTCGATCACGGCGATGAACCTTTTTTTAACGGAGATTATTCGGAAAGACTGAGACTTTGGCAATTCTTAGAAGATGAAGTGAAAACAACAGCGATGGCCACTGCTTCTTATCAGCATAAATTCAAACAGGCTGGCCGCTTATTAAATACCGGTATTAATTACACTTACCATCGGGAAGATGAAAAATACTTTTTTGACAACATCCTGCCGAACAGCAGTGGAAAAGATTCCTTTAAATTGCTTTCCGACGAAAAAGTACTGGATATTAACGTAGACTATATCGAACCCTTGAAGTATGGCCGTTTTGAAACCGGACTGAAATTCCGCAACCGACAAATCCCGACAAACATGCAGTTTTTCCCCGGGCAAAATTCCCCGATTGATGCCAATGCGGGCGGGCGGGCCACTTATAAGGAAATTATTCCTGCACTTTACGGCAATTACATTTTCGAGAGCAACAAGATTGAAGCCGAAGTGGGCATGAGGCTCGAATATGTACACCTGAAGTATGAGGTCGACCCCCACCACCCGACATACAAAAGCGATGGTTATGATTATACACAGCCTTTCCCGAACATCAGTCTGGCCTATAAATTCAATGATAAAAACAAGCTGACGGCCTTTTTTAACCGCCGCGTCGACAGGCCTAATGAGGTTGATATCCGTATTTTCCCAAAATATGATGATGCTGAAATCATTAAAGTAGGCAATCCTGCGTTGCGCCCACAGTTTTCAAGTGCTTTCGAATTGGGCTACAAAGCGTCATTAAAAGACGGCTACTTTTTTGCGTCGGCTTACCACCGGTTTGTGAATGGCACCATCACGCGTATCGCTACGACGGTTCCGGGAAGCAATCTCATTTATAACGTTTTCCAAAATGCCGACCGCAGTTCTACCACCGGCTTTGAAATGGTTTACTCCAAAAGGCTGGCCGCATGGTATTTGTTCAATCTTAATGGGAACGGTTATCAGAACGACATTGAGAAATTTACGGTGACGAACCTGTATCCGGTGCCAAGCACGTTTTATGGAGAAAGACAGCAGGTTTTTTCAGGAAATGTAAAATGGAACAGCCTTTTCAATTTCTCAAAAACCCTGACAGGACAGGTGTCGGCAGTGTATCTTGCTCCCGATATCATTCCGCAGGGAAAGATTGATTCCCGTTTCTCTGTCGATTTGGGAATTAAGAAATCCGTACAAAAAGGAAAGGGTGAAATCTTCCTGAATGCTACAGACGTATTCAATACCCTTGTTACCAAAAAAGAAATCCAGGGCAATGATTTCCATTACAACAGCAGTGATTATTATGAAACACAGGTGGTACGCTTTGGTTACAGTTATAAATTCTAA
- a CDS encoding sensor histidine kinase encodes MAKKLLQKSTGNILIFSVLILLVSAPLFYFTTNYLYLEETDETLNLHKKEFIENDLPGFRIQDIAVWNKYNRNVSILPANGIKKDMVFVKVYFDKLENEDEPYRELNAPIVIEGKPFTFSARINLIEKRDMVFSTGLLFLLIIVLMLTGILIITKTATKRLWKPFYVTLEQIRGFEIDKNQKPEFPSTDIDEFNNLNASLERLIDKNTNIYNTQREFIENAAHELQTPLALFQSRIDMLLQLDLSKEQSVLAASLNNDVARMNRLNKNLLLLSKIENDNFPDKQEILLNDYIKKHLDFFTEQAKSKHLSIITEFTENLKITANPALLEVLINNLFLNAIRHNVKNGKIVITIAGNTLAFVNSGPETALANDKLFNRFSKSDPSSQGNGLGLAIVKKITELNHWNISYSFYNSLHGFTITF; translated from the coding sequence ATGGCTAAAAAATTACTCCAAAAAAGCACCGGGAATATCCTGATATTTTCAGTATTGATATTACTGGTTTCGGCACCACTGTTTTATTTCACCACGAACTACCTCTACCTAGAGGAAACGGATGAGACGCTGAACCTGCACAAGAAAGAATTCATCGAAAATGACCTTCCCGGATTCAGGATCCAGGATATTGCCGTGTGGAACAAATACAACCGCAATGTTTCCATCCTGCCTGCCAATGGAATAAAAAAAGACATGGTTTTCGTCAAGGTGTATTTTGATAAACTTGAAAATGAGGACGAACCTTACCGCGAATTAAATGCACCCATAGTCATTGAAGGAAAGCCGTTTACTTTTTCAGCAAGGATTAACCTGATTGAAAAACGGGACATGGTTTTCAGTACAGGCTTGCTGTTCCTGCTGATTATTGTATTGATGCTTACAGGAATCCTCATCATTACGAAAACAGCAACAAAACGTTTATGGAAACCGTTTTACGTTACGCTTGAACAGATTCGGGGATTTGAGATTGACAAAAACCAAAAACCTGAATTTCCTTCCACAGACATTGATGAATTCAATAACCTGAACGCAAGCCTCGAACGCCTGATAGACAAAAACACGAATATCTATAATACGCAACGCGAGTTCATCGAAAATGCCGCGCATGAGTTGCAAACCCCTTTGGCATTATTCCAGTCGAGGATCGATATGCTGCTGCAACTTGACCTTTCAAAGGAACAATCGGTTTTGGCAGCATCGCTCAATAATGATGTGGCCAGGATGAACAGGCTGAACAAAAACCTGTTGTTGTTATCAAAGATTGAAAATGATAATTTCCCTGATAAGCAGGAGATTTTACTGAATGACTATATCAAAAAGCATCTTGATTTTTTTACGGAGCAGGCTAAGTCTAAGCATCTTTCCATCATTACAGAATTCACGGAAAACCTGAAGATTACTGCAAACCCCGCGCTGTTGGAAGTATTGATTAACAACCTTTTCCTGAATGCGATCCGCCACAATGTCAAAAATGGGAAGATTGTGATTACCATTGCCGGAAATACGTTGGCCTTTGTAAACTCAGGTCCAGAAACGGCATTAGCAAACGATAAGCTCTTCAACCGCTTTTCCAAATCTGATCCGTCTTCGCAAGGTAACGGACTTGGCCTGGCTATCGTAAAAAAGATTACGGAACTCAATCATTGGAACATTTCGTATTCTTTTTACAATTCCCTGCACGGATTTACAATTACTTTCTAA
- a CDS encoding response regulator transcription factor yields the protein MKILIIEDETEIADGIRNYFKPNGIHSEVAANYKEALLKIGSYDYDCILLDLMLPDGDGFHILRELKKENKTEGVIIISAKETLDSRLEGFNLGADDYVTKPFHLAELLVRMQALIRRKNFNGSNNVVFNEIVVDILSKTVSVNGNKLDITKKEIDLMLFLIGNKNKVLSKGAIAEHLSGDMADMLDNHDFIYAHIKNLKKKLAKAGSGDYIRTVYGLGYKWEDG from the coding sequence ATGAAAATCCTGATTATTGAAGATGAAACCGAAATAGCGGACGGAATCAGAAACTATTTCAAGCCAAACGGCATCCATTCTGAAGTGGCGGCGAATTACAAAGAAGCGCTTCTGAAAATCGGTTCGTATGACTACGACTGCATCCTGCTTGACCTGATGCTGCCTGATGGCGATGGATTCCATATTTTACGGGAGCTGAAGAAGGAAAACAAAACTGAAGGTGTCATTATCATTTCAGCTAAGGAAACGTTAGACTCCAGATTGGAAGGTTTTAATCTCGGCGCAGACGATTATGTCACAAAGCCTTTTCACTTGGCCGAGCTGCTCGTGAGGATGCAGGCATTAATCAGGCGCAAGAATTTCAACGGAAGCAACAATGTGGTTTTCAATGAGATTGTAGTGGATATCCTTTCAAAAACCGTTTCCGTGAACGGAAACAAACTCGACATCACTAAAAAGGAGATCGATTTGATGCTGTTCCTGATCGGGAATAAAAACAAGGTGCTGTCCAAAGGCGCGATTGCGGAACACCTTTCCGGCGACATGGCCGATATGCTCGACAACCACGACTTCATTTACGCACACATCAAGAACCTGAAGAAAAAACTGGCTAAGGCCGGAAGCGGTGATTACATCAGGACCGTTTACGGATTAGGATATAAATGGGAAGATGGCTAA
- a CDS encoding type II secretion system F family protein, translated as MAFKLKNTETAPAKSAYSGIDTLLRKDISLFGSRLSSKQKYDFYNELSILLPAGVTIKDALDLIKENQKKDTARSTFSNILEKVIAGSSLSEAIRAEKHFTAYEFFSIKIGEETGALPKICHRLAIFFERRTEQKKMIMSALTYPMIVLSTAAIVVIFMLSFVVPMFEGLFSQNNIELPYITKVIISISDGIKYYGWIIVLLIFGLIFLLKFMLKKENIKEAFQNGLLHLPVIGKFLLKIYMSQFMQAVSLLSSAKFPILNSLQIVRDMIGFMPLKKALRHAEEQILKGQSLSESLKGNKIFDHRILALIKIAEETNQTDLIFSQLNEQLNSEVVRQSKLIATFIEPLIILIVGVIVGFLLIGLYLPMFELSNVIK; from the coding sequence ATGGCCTTTAAACTGAAAAATACTGAGACTGCACCTGCAAAAAGCGCTTACTCCGGTATCGACACGCTGCTCCGGAAAGACATATCGCTTTTTGGCAGCAGGTTGTCTTCAAAACAAAAATATGATTTTTATAACGAACTCAGCATCCTGCTTCCGGCGGGCGTTACCATTAAAGATGCACTGGATCTTATAAAAGAAAACCAAAAAAAAGACACCGCAAGATCGACATTCAGCAACATCCTTGAAAAAGTTATTGCGGGCAGCTCGCTCTCAGAAGCCATTAGAGCTGAAAAGCACTTCACGGCATATGAATTCTTTTCCATTAAAATTGGGGAGGAAACCGGAGCATTGCCGAAAATATGCCATCGGCTGGCTATCTTTTTTGAGCGGAGGACCGAACAAAAAAAGATGATCATGAGCGCCCTGACTTATCCTATGATTGTTTTATCTACAGCTGCGATCGTCGTGATTTTCATGCTAAGTTTCGTCGTGCCTATGTTCGAAGGGCTTTTCAGTCAAAATAACATCGAGTTGCCATATATCACTAAAGTCATTATTTCTATATCTGATGGCATAAAATATTACGGATGGATTATTGTTCTTTTAATCTTCGGCCTGATCTTCCTGCTGAAATTCATGTTAAAAAAAGAAAACATCAAAGAGGCCTTTCAAAACGGGTTATTGCACTTACCGGTGATAGGGAAATTTTTACTGAAAATATATATGTCACAGTTTATGCAGGCGGTATCGTTGCTTTCAAGCGCAAAGTTTCCGATTTTGAACAGCCTGCAAATCGTAAGGGATATGATTGGATTTATGCCCCTGAAAAAAGCTTTGCGGCATGCCGAAGAGCAAATTCTAAAAGGACAAAGCCTTAGTGAGAGTTTAAAAGGCAACAAAATTTTTGACCATCGCATACTTGCCTTGATAAAAATAGCCGAAGAAACCAACCAGACAGATCTTATTTTCAGCCAGCTCAACGAACAGCTTAACAGCGAGGTTGTAAGGCAGTCAAAATTAATCGCGACATTTATAGAGCCTTTGATTATATTAATTGTAGGAGTTATCGTGGGATTTTTATTGATTGGTTTATACTTACCTATGTTCGAGCTGAGCAACGTGATTAAATAG
- a CDS encoding PulJ/GspJ family protein, protein MTRKINSFTLSELLVTMIIALIVVGLAFEVLNLVKKQFTGVQKKYENTEQLALFKERIWLDFNRHSQISYDSAKLSLTLKSDTDSVFYDFLNESVIRDKDTLKLPVKIKRAFFQGEEVTAGLVDAVSFDTGNEKTAAHLFVFKRNDTTLFMNQTWPLN, encoded by the coding sequence ATGACTAGGAAAATCAATTCTTTTACGCTCTCGGAATTGCTGGTAACCATGATTATAGCCTTAATTGTAGTAGGATTGGCTTTTGAGGTGCTGAATTTAGTCAAAAAGCAATTTACCGGCGTCCAGAAAAAATATGAAAACACTGAACAGCTTGCCTTATTTAAAGAGCGCATCTGGCTTGATTTTAACAGGCATTCGCAAATTTCATATGATTCCGCAAAATTAAGCCTGACGCTGAAGTCCGACACAGATTCTGTTTTTTATGATTTCCTGAATGAGTCTGTTATCCGGGATAAAGACACTTTAAAATTGCCCGTAAAAATAAAAAGGGCTTTTTTTCAGGGAGAAGAAGTGACCGCCGGGCTGGTCGATGCCGTTTCCTTCGACACCGGAAATGAAAAAACTGCAGCGCATTTATTTGTTTTTAAAAGGAATGACACAACACTCTTTATGAACCAGACATGGCCTTTAAACTGA
- a CDS encoding DUF2059 domain-containing protein, giving the protein MYRLIVLLCFTLISHTIHAQDDSKKEALKLIEVSGAKVQMQMVKNQLLKYVPKVKQAAFLSDYEASLPQLYDSYADVYLKLYTPDEIKTMIAFYESPVGKKMYANASEMSQRSQALQEVWIVKLQGLVQKYQSGTD; this is encoded by the coding sequence ATGTACAGATTAATCGTGTTGTTGTGCTTTACGCTGATTTCCCACACCATTCATGCACAGGATGATTCTAAAAAAGAAGCTTTGAAATTGATTGAGGTCAGTGGCGCAAAAGTCCAGATGCAGATGGTTAAAAATCAACTGCTCAAATATGTCCCGAAGGTGAAGCAGGCAGCGTTCCTGTCAGATTATGAAGCTTCGCTGCCGCAATTATATGATAGTTATGCTGATGTATACCTGAAATTGTATACTCCTGATGAGATCAAGACGATGATTGCTTTTTATGAAAGCCCTGTCGGAAAAAAAATGTATGCAAATGCCTCCGAGATGTCCCAGCGGTCGCAAGCTTTACAGGAGGTATGGATTGTGAAGTTGCAGGGCCTGGTGCAGAAATATCAATCCGGTACTGATTAA